Proteins co-encoded in one Gossypium arboreum isolate Shixiya-1 chromosome 11, ASM2569848v2, whole genome shotgun sequence genomic window:
- the LOC108474168 gene encoding SKP1-like protein 21 isoform X2 gives MMKSYIWLQTADGSIQQVEQEVAMFCPMICHEVIQKGMGSSKNYAISLPQRVNPAMLSLILDYCRFHQVPGRSNKERKSFDEKFIRMDTKRLCELTSAADSLQLKPLVDLTSRALARIIEGKSPEEIREIFHLPDDLTEEEKLEPLKNTTDDPRIRLLNRLYAKKRKELKERQKLKNIEVEEERVDDRSVDDLLSFINGDNGDSKGIKNSKSKKKNRRRKDQQKNTSANEAIKNHNKEPNGLNQVCCSAEVGQTVWAGVGATSNLHDVEDDIFDNKNELDDGDIDDEIDPALKEKIDRYCSYELRKSSKLTVSNEVTMEVEDFARRLNSDWPERMQEILSFGHERKPVHFSLNGNGSLRRYANSEQR, from the exons ATGATGAAGTCATACATTTGGCTTCAAACTGCTGATGGCTCAATCCAACAAGTGGAACAGGAGGTTGCAATGTTTTGTCCCATGATATGTCATGAAGTGATACAAAAGGGCATGGGATCCTCCAAGAATTATGCTATATCTCTTCCGCAGCGAGTCAATCCTGCCATGTTAAGCCTAATTCTTGATTATTGCCGGTTTCATCAAGTGCCTGGTCGCTCTAACAAA GAACGCAAGTCTTTTGACGAAAAGTTTATCCGAATGGACACAAAGAGGCTTTGTGAGTTGACATCTGCTGCTGATAGCCTTCAGTTAAAGCCTCTAGTTGATCTTACTAGTCGAGCCCTTGCACGAATTATTGAGGGAAAAAGTCCTGAGGAGATACGCGAGATATTTCATTTGCCTGATGATCTTACTGAG GAAGAAAAGTTGGAGCCTCTGAAAAACACAACTGATGACCCACGCATTCGACTGTTGAATAGATTGTATGCAAAAAAGAGGAAGGAACTAAAGGAGAGGCAGAAACTAAAG AACATTGAGGTTGAAGAAGAGCGTGTTGATGATCGTTCAGTTGATGACCTCTTGTCATTTATTAATGGAGACAATGGAG ATTCTAAAGGgatcaaaaattcaaagagtaAAAAGAAGAACCGAAGAAGAAAAGATCAGCAGAAGAATACATCTGCCAATGAAGCCATTAAAAACCATAATAAG GAGCCAAATGGTCTTAACCAAGTGTGCTGTAGTGCCGAAGTTGGTCAGACAGTTTGGGCTGGTGTTGGTGCTACCTCAAACTTACATGACGTCGAAGATGATATTTTTGACAATAAGAATGAGCTTGATGATGGTGATATTGATGACGAGATTGATCCGGcattgaaagaaaaaatagacAG GTATTGTTCATATGAATTGAGGAAAAGTAGTAAGCTGACTGTATCCAATGAAGTAACAAT GGAGGTGGAAGATTTTGCCCGTAGATTGAATTCAGATTGGCCAGAAAGAATGCAAGAAATTCTATCTTTTGGTCATGAAAGGAAACCGGTGCATTTTTCTCTTAATGGAAATGGTTCACTAAGGAGATATGCAA ATTCTGAGCAAAGATGA
- the LOC108474168 gene encoding SKP1-like protein 21 isoform X3 has translation MSEVDMAVIKPEMMKSYIWLQTADGSIQQVEQEVAMFCPMICHEVIQKGMGSSKNYAISLPQRVNPAMLSLILDYCRFHQVPGRSNKERKSFDEKFIRMDTKRLCELTSAADSLQLKPLVDLTSRALARIIEGKSPEEIREIFHLPDDLTEEEKLEPLKNTTDDPRIRLLNRLYAKKRKELKERQKLKNIEVEEERVDDRSVDDLLSFINGDNGDSKGIKNSKSKKKNRRRKDQQKNTSANEAIKNHNKEPNGLNQVCCSAEVGQTVWAGVGATSNLHDVEDDIFDNKNELDDGDIDDEIDPALKEKIDREVEDFARRLNSDWPERMQEILSFGHERKPVHFSLNGNGSLRRYANSEQR, from the exons atgtCAGAAGTGGATATGGCAGTCATTAAACCTGAG ATGATGAAGTCATACATTTGGCTTCAAACTGCTGATGGCTCAATCCAACAAGTGGAACAGGAGGTTGCAATGTTTTGTCCCATGATATGTCATGAAGTGATACAAAAGGGCATGGGATCCTCCAAGAATTATGCTATATCTCTTCCGCAGCGAGTCAATCCTGCCATGTTAAGCCTAATTCTTGATTATTGCCGGTTTCATCAAGTGCCTGGTCGCTCTAACAAA GAACGCAAGTCTTTTGACGAAAAGTTTATCCGAATGGACACAAAGAGGCTTTGTGAGTTGACATCTGCTGCTGATAGCCTTCAGTTAAAGCCTCTAGTTGATCTTACTAGTCGAGCCCTTGCACGAATTATTGAGGGAAAAAGTCCTGAGGAGATACGCGAGATATTTCATTTGCCTGATGATCTTACTGAG GAAGAAAAGTTGGAGCCTCTGAAAAACACAACTGATGACCCACGCATTCGACTGTTGAATAGATTGTATGCAAAAAAGAGGAAGGAACTAAAGGAGAGGCAGAAACTAAAG AACATTGAGGTTGAAGAAGAGCGTGTTGATGATCGTTCAGTTGATGACCTCTTGTCATTTATTAATGGAGACAATGGAG ATTCTAAAGGgatcaaaaattcaaagagtaAAAAGAAGAACCGAAGAAGAAAAGATCAGCAGAAGAATACATCTGCCAATGAAGCCATTAAAAACCATAATAAG GAGCCAAATGGTCTTAACCAAGTGTGCTGTAGTGCCGAAGTTGGTCAGACAGTTTGGGCTGGTGTTGGTGCTACCTCAAACTTACATGACGTCGAAGATGATATTTTTGACAATAAGAATGAGCTTGATGATGGTGATATTGATGACGAGATTGATCCGGcattgaaagaaaaaatagacAG GGAGGTGGAAGATTTTGCCCGTAGATTGAATTCAGATTGGCCAGAAAGAATGCAAGAAATTCTATCTTTTGGTCATGAAAGGAAACCGGTGCATTTTTCTCTTAATGGAAATGGTTCACTAAGGAGATATGCAA ATTCTGAGCAAAGATGA
- the LOC108474168 gene encoding SKP1-like protein 21 isoform X1 — protein MSEVDMAVIKPEMMKSYIWLQTADGSIQQVEQEVAMFCPMICHEVIQKGMGSSKNYAISLPQRVNPAMLSLILDYCRFHQVPGRSNKERKSFDEKFIRMDTKRLCELTSAADSLQLKPLVDLTSRALARIIEGKSPEEIREIFHLPDDLTEEEKLEPLKNTTDDPRIRLLNRLYAKKRKELKERQKLKNIEVEEERVDDRSVDDLLSFINGDNGDSKGIKNSKSKKKNRRRKDQQKNTSANEAIKNHNKEPNGLNQVCCSAEVGQTVWAGVGATSNLHDVEDDIFDNKNELDDGDIDDEIDPALKEKIDRYCSYELRKSSKLTVSNEVTMEVEDFARRLNSDWPERMQEILSFGHERKPVHFSLNGNGSLRRYANSEQR, from the exons atgtCAGAAGTGGATATGGCAGTCATTAAACCTGAG ATGATGAAGTCATACATTTGGCTTCAAACTGCTGATGGCTCAATCCAACAAGTGGAACAGGAGGTTGCAATGTTTTGTCCCATGATATGTCATGAAGTGATACAAAAGGGCATGGGATCCTCCAAGAATTATGCTATATCTCTTCCGCAGCGAGTCAATCCTGCCATGTTAAGCCTAATTCTTGATTATTGCCGGTTTCATCAAGTGCCTGGTCGCTCTAACAAA GAACGCAAGTCTTTTGACGAAAAGTTTATCCGAATGGACACAAAGAGGCTTTGTGAGTTGACATCTGCTGCTGATAGCCTTCAGTTAAAGCCTCTAGTTGATCTTACTAGTCGAGCCCTTGCACGAATTATTGAGGGAAAAAGTCCTGAGGAGATACGCGAGATATTTCATTTGCCTGATGATCTTACTGAG GAAGAAAAGTTGGAGCCTCTGAAAAACACAACTGATGACCCACGCATTCGACTGTTGAATAGATTGTATGCAAAAAAGAGGAAGGAACTAAAGGAGAGGCAGAAACTAAAG AACATTGAGGTTGAAGAAGAGCGTGTTGATGATCGTTCAGTTGATGACCTCTTGTCATTTATTAATGGAGACAATGGAG ATTCTAAAGGgatcaaaaattcaaagagtaAAAAGAAGAACCGAAGAAGAAAAGATCAGCAGAAGAATACATCTGCCAATGAAGCCATTAAAAACCATAATAAG GAGCCAAATGGTCTTAACCAAGTGTGCTGTAGTGCCGAAGTTGGTCAGACAGTTTGGGCTGGTGTTGGTGCTACCTCAAACTTACATGACGTCGAAGATGATATTTTTGACAATAAGAATGAGCTTGATGATGGTGATATTGATGACGAGATTGATCCGGcattgaaagaaaaaatagacAG GTATTGTTCATATGAATTGAGGAAAAGTAGTAAGCTGACTGTATCCAATGAAGTAACAAT GGAGGTGGAAGATTTTGCCCGTAGATTGAATTCAGATTGGCCAGAAAGAATGCAAGAAATTCTATCTTTTGGTCATGAAAGGAAACCGGTGCATTTTTCTCTTAATGGAAATGGTTCACTAAGGAGATATGCAA ATTCTGAGCAAAGATGA
- the LOC108474168 gene encoding SKP1-like protein 21 isoform X4, translated as MSEVDMAVIKPEMMKSYIWLQTADGSIQQVEQEVAMFCPMICHEVIQKGMGSSKNYAISLPQRVNPAMLSLILDYCRFHQVPGRSNKERKSFDEKFIRMDTKRLCELTSAADSLQLKPLVDLTSRALARIIEGKSPEEIREIFHLPDDLTEEEKLEPLKNTTDDPRIRLLNRLYAKKRKELKERQKLKNIEVEEERVDDRSVDDLLSFINGDNGDSKGIKNSKSKKKNRRRKDQQKNTSANEAIKNHNKEPNGLNQVCCSAEVGQTVWAGVGATSNLHDVEDDIFDNKNELDDGDIDDEIDPALKEKIDR; from the exons atgtCAGAAGTGGATATGGCAGTCATTAAACCTGAG ATGATGAAGTCATACATTTGGCTTCAAACTGCTGATGGCTCAATCCAACAAGTGGAACAGGAGGTTGCAATGTTTTGTCCCATGATATGTCATGAAGTGATACAAAAGGGCATGGGATCCTCCAAGAATTATGCTATATCTCTTCCGCAGCGAGTCAATCCTGCCATGTTAAGCCTAATTCTTGATTATTGCCGGTTTCATCAAGTGCCTGGTCGCTCTAACAAA GAACGCAAGTCTTTTGACGAAAAGTTTATCCGAATGGACACAAAGAGGCTTTGTGAGTTGACATCTGCTGCTGATAGCCTTCAGTTAAAGCCTCTAGTTGATCTTACTAGTCGAGCCCTTGCACGAATTATTGAGGGAAAAAGTCCTGAGGAGATACGCGAGATATTTCATTTGCCTGATGATCTTACTGAG GAAGAAAAGTTGGAGCCTCTGAAAAACACAACTGATGACCCACGCATTCGACTGTTGAATAGATTGTATGCAAAAAAGAGGAAGGAACTAAAGGAGAGGCAGAAACTAAAG AACATTGAGGTTGAAGAAGAGCGTGTTGATGATCGTTCAGTTGATGACCTCTTGTCATTTATTAATGGAGACAATGGAG ATTCTAAAGGgatcaaaaattcaaagagtaAAAAGAAGAACCGAAGAAGAAAAGATCAGCAGAAGAATACATCTGCCAATGAAGCCATTAAAAACCATAATAAG GAGCCAAATGGTCTTAACCAAGTGTGCTGTAGTGCCGAAGTTGGTCAGACAGTTTGGGCTGGTGTTGGTGCTACCTCAAACTTACATGACGTCGAAGATGATATTTTTGACAATAAGAATGAGCTTGATGATGGTGATATTGATGACGAGATTGATCCGGcattgaaagaaaaaatagacAGGTAA